AGCTTCGATAAGCTGATTGCTGGAGATTCTGTTTCTAACAGCAGAATTTATAATATCATCAAGCCTGCTCTGAGCGGCCGTTTCTGTGCGGAGGGTTTTCATAAATTCGAGAGGATCTACGATGCGCCAGCGGCCGAATGTGTCAACGTTGATATAACGTTTTTCCACGGTCGGCATTTGAGTGGGTGTTCCGTCCCATTCGAGCAGACGCTTTTCAAACATATTAACCTTTTCTACAAAAGGAATTTTGAATTTCAGGCCTGCATCCTTTTCAACCCTCTTATACTTGCCGAACTGCGTGATAACAGCCTGCTCGGTTTCTTTAACCGTATAACAGAAGAGGTTGAACGCCACAAAAAGGGCGATAAAGCCCCACAGGATATAATTCGCTATTTTGGTAGGATTCATTTAGATTCCTCCTTTTTGTTTAAATTCATATGAGGCAGAAGCGATTCCACTTCTTTGTCTATAATGTTAAGCTGGCCGATTTCGGGGAAGGCCTCGTTGACAGCCTCGAGATACATTCTTGTACGTGTAACGTCTTTGCTGTTTTTGTAGTTGTTGTAGATTTCTTTGAATCGGCCTGCATCACCTTCAGCCTCATTCACTCTCTTAACAGCGTAAGCCTCGGCCTGCTGCACCATTTTCTGCGCCTCGCCCCGCTTCTTTGGAATAATCTCGTTATACTCTTTCTTAGCGCTGTTTATGAGCTTTTCCTTCTCCTGCTGAGCAGCGTTCACTTCATTAAAGGCGTGCTTCACCGGATCCGGCGGATTAACATCCTGCATCTTCACTGTTACTACAAAGAGCCCTGATTCATAATCATCAAGTATCTTCTGCATGCCGTCTTCAACGAGTTCGTTAATCTCCATCCTGCGTTCTGTAAGCACTTCATCAACC
This window of the Sedimentisphaera salicampi genome carries:
- the hflK gene encoding FtsH protease activity modulator HflK; amino-acid sequence: MVKQFFDAESNFSKYILLGIGAALVIGIINGSFYTVNTDERAVVTRFGEFSRTAEPGLHFKLPFGIEAVSTPKVTTVFKEEFGFRTLKAGVESQYDRRDFSSESLMLCGDLSVADVQWIVQYRIIDPQKYLFNIRDHRKMLRDVAEAVVRREVGDSSVDEVLTERRMEINELVEDGMQKILDDYESGLFVVTVKMQDVNPPDPVKHAFNEVNAAQQEKEKLINSAKKEYNEIIPKKRGEAQKMVQQAEAYAVKRVNEAEGDAGRFKEIYNNYKNSKDVTRTRMYLEAVNEAFPEIGQLNIIDKEVESLLPHMNLNKKEESK